A portion of the Pelodiscus sinensis isolate JC-2024 chromosome 20, ASM4963464v1, whole genome shotgun sequence genome contains these proteins:
- the CDC42EP4 gene encoding cdc42 effector protein 4, translated as MPILKQLVSNTAHSKRRSRADLTAEMISAPLGDFRHTMHVGRAGDAFGDTSFLNSKAGEPEPPAESGSSKPGLLSRKFRSSKRSQSVTRGDRRDMLGSLRDSAIFVKNAVSLPQLNEKEADKSAGKLPKSLSSSPVKKAPEEAAAPEQTLRANGAAARPQSPSLDERDFGDLTELPVVVPKSSYGMKHAESIMSFHIDLGPSMLGDVLSIMDKDEWDQQEDLGAMVTEEPWRDGGPTRVPAAHQLIREGNPDSLPSAPPCQDESRAVASSLGPARGPLGRDSHSFSAQERHPSPARQSYGVPADAGHGPPKRPDKEFSFADEEDDEIRV; from the coding sequence ATGCCGATCCTGAAGCAGCTCGTCTCCAACACAGCCCACTCCAAGCGGCGCTCGCGGGCCGACCTGACGGCCGAGATGATCAGCGCCCCGCTGGGCGACTTCCGCCACACCATGCACGTGGGCCGCGCGGGGGACGCTTTCGGGGACACCTCCTTCCTCAACAGCAAGGCCGGCGAGCCGGAGCCCCCCGCGGAGTCGGGCTCCTCCAAGCCCGGCTTGTTGTCGCGCAAGTTCCGCAGCAGCAAGCGCTCGCAGTCGGTCACCCGCGGCGACCGGCGggacatgctgggctccctgaggGACTCGGCCATCTTCGTGAAGAACGCCGTCTCCCTGCCTCAGCTCAACGAGAAGGAGGCGGACAAAAGCGCCGGGAAGCTGCCCAAgagcctctcctccagccccgtgAAGAAAGCCCCGGAGGAGGCGGCGGCCCCGGAGCAGACGCTGCGTGCCAACGGTGCCGccgcccggccccagagccccagcctgGACGAGCGCGATTTCGGGGACCTCACGGAGCTGCCCGTCGTGGTGCCGAAGAGCAGCTATGGCATGAAACATGCCGAGTCCATCATGTCCTTCCACATCGACCTGGGGCCCTCCATGCTGGGGGATGTGCTGAGCATCATGGACAAAGACGAGTGGGACCAGCAGGAAGACTTGGGTGCCATGGTAACGGAGGAGCCCTGGAGGGATGGAGGCCCGACCCGGGTACCCGCAGCCCACCAGCTCATCCGGGAAGGGAATCCGGATTCCCTACCATCGGCACCACCCTGCCAGGACGAGAGCAGAGCTGTGGCCTCCAGCCTGGGCCCCGCCCGTGGCCCGCTCGGCAGGGACAGCCACTCGTTTTCGGCACAGGAACGCCACCCGTCTCCCGCAAGACAGAGCTACGGGGTCCCTGCAGATGCCGGGCACGGCCCTCCCAAGCGGCCCGACAAGGAGTTCTCCTTCGCGGATGAGGAGGATGACGAGATCCGAGTGTAG